CCCTGCGCGGCGCAGGAGAAGGAAAGAAGAGAATTCATGGGTGGATAAATCCACCATAAAGTTTGAAATTTTGCGCGAAAGTCCGGCATTTGTCATATTGGAATTGCATGGAAATGGCTTTTTCCCCGCATGCCTGTCCGCTAATTGTTGTCGGGCGCTTTCGTTTGGTTTTCCGTTGCTGCATCCCTCCCGGAGAGGGAAAGGCGGCGGGATGATTGCTTTCCTGTTCGCGGCGGAAGGGGAGGGAGCGCGGACGTTTTCTGAAGAGCTGCCGCAGGAAAGGAAGCATTTCAGGATTGAGGTTGCAACGGTTTTCTGTACACTTCGCGTGATGATGAGCATACCGAATCGGGACAAGAATTTTTCCGGAAGCAAGATGGGGGTTCTGCTGCAGCGTTCATTCAGCACCGTGGTTTTGCTTGGGTTGCTGGCCGGGGCTCTGTGGTGGGACCGCGAATTTGGATATTACGGTCTGGTTTGCATCTTCTGTATTCTGGCCGCCTGGGAATGGCGGCACATGCTGCTGCGTTCCGGCAAAGCCTCCCAGCCTAACTTGGGCTTTTTTTTCGGGGTGGCGTATCCCGTGTTGCTGTCCTGGTCATGCTGCATCACCAAATTCCGGGAAAGCGCCCTGGCGGAACAGGTTACTTTCCTCATCCCCCTTCCTCTTCTGGTGGCGCTTGCCGCTCCGGTTCTCCTGGTAGTGGTTTCCTTTATCCGTGAGATGAAGCGCCCGGTGGACGGAAGCAGGGCGCTCCGTTCCGTGGGTACGACGCTGCTTTCCTTTATTTATCCCATCTGGCTGTTCTCTTTTGCCATTCTGGCCCTGCATCTGGCATATATGAGGGCGGGGTATGTTTATCCGGCCATTGTCATGTGTGTGCTGTGGGTCATTCTGGTAACGAAGATGGCGGACATTTTTGCCTATGTGAGCGGGTTTTTGTTGGGGGGCCGCATTTTTTCCCGCAGGCTTATTCCCCACATCAGCCCCAAGAAGACGTGGGAGGGCATCCTCGGTTCCTGGGCGCTGACGAATGCGGCGGCCATAGGGCTGGTTTTCCCGATGTTCGGAATTTCCTCCCTGTCCATCAACCAGGTGCTGATGCTGATGGGATGCACTTCCTTCATTTTTCTGCTTTCCGTTTACGGGGATCTGGCCGGCTCCCTGGTTAA
This region of Akkermansia muciniphila genomic DNA includes:
- a CDS encoding phosphatidate cytidylyltransferase; the encoded protein is MMSIPNRDKNFSGSKMGVLLQRSFSTVVLLGLLAGALWWDREFGYYGLVCIFCILAAWEWRHMLLRSGKASQPNLGFFFGVAYPVLLSWSCCITKFRESALAEQVTFLIPLPLLVALAAPVLLVVVSFIREMKRPVDGSRALRSVGTTLLSFIYPIWLFSFAILALHLAYMRAGYVYPAIVMCVLWVILVTKMADIFAYVSGFLLGGRIFSRRLIPHISPKKTWEGILGSWALTNAAAIGLVFPMFGISSLSINQVLMLMGCTSFIFLLSVYGDLAGSLVKRSLAIKDSGSLLPGIGGIFDLIDSPSFTVPFFWFLLACIG